One stretch of Phaeodactylum tricornutum CCAP 1055/1 chromosome 9, whole genome shotgun sequence DNA includes these proteins:
- a CDS encoding predicted protein, whose amino-acid sequence RHFHIVTTAALPWFTGTAVNPLLRAAYLHEKTRQLNTPANHSTNAVSESWVTLVIPWLELVEDQEEVYGRVFRVPQEQETYIREWLRLEAGLPDAACPQSGLRMLFYPARYHSGLGSVFAMGDIMEHMDPARMDVCVLEEPEHCNWYRAPGEGWTKRFNYVVGIVHTNYKEYASAHYSGLWTAPALALMSSAMVRAYCHKVIKLSDALQTYAPEKEETSNVHGVRDDFLKEGRRRASTYANDTMALDEVPSETTVYFIGKLLWTKGLDILLELEDDYKQYTGQYFSIDVYGSGPDQKDIMRAYLGRRKRSTTFPGRVDHAILTEQYKVFVNPSVSEVLCTTTAEALAMGKFVIIPVHPSNTFFLRFPNCLGYRNRFEFVANLRWALTHEPDPLSPELATTFSWEAATDRFIQASAIS is encoded by the exons CGTCACTTTCACATTGTCACCACGGCAGCCTTGCCCTGGTTCACCGGGACGGCCGTCAATCCGCTCCTACGGGCGGCTTATCTACACGAGAAAACTCGCCAACTCAATACACCAGCAAATCACTCAACGAATGCCGTTTCCGAATCTTGGGTAACGCTCGTCATTCCGTGGCTGGAATTGGTGGAAGACCAAGAAGAAGTCTACGGACGCGTCTTTCGGGTTCCACAGGAGCAAGAAACATACATCCGTGAATGGTTGCGATTAGAGGCGGGTCTCCCTGATGCAGCCTGTCCGCAAAGCGGTTTGCGTATGCTTTTCTACCCGGCACGCTATCACTCTGGCTTGGGCAGTGTTTTCGCCATGGGGGATATAATGGAACACATGGACCCGGCACGGATGGACGTGTGCGTACTGGAAGAACCCGAGCACTGTAACTGGTATCGTGCACCGGGAGAAGGCTGGACGAAGCGATTCAATTACGTTGTGGGGATTGTTCATACTA ACTACAAAGAGTATGCGAGTGCGCACTACTCGGGACTGTGGACGGCACCCGCGTTGGCGCTCATGTCATCCGCTATGGTACGAGCGTACTGTCACAAAGTCATCAAACTTTCGGACGCTCTGCAAACATACGCGcccgaaaaagaagaaacctcCAATGTACACGGCGTCCGGGATGACTTTTTGAAGGAAGGGCGGCGACGGGCCTCTACCTACGCAAACGACACGATGGCACTGGACGAAGTGCCGTCGGAAACGACAGTCTACTTTATTGGAAAGCTGTTGTGGACCAAAGGTCTGGATATTCTACTCGAACTGGAAGATGATTACAAGCAGTACACGGGGCAATATTTCTCTATTGACGTGTACGGAAGTGGTCCCGATCAAAAGGATATCATGCGTGCCTATCTAGGCCGACGAAAGAGGAGCA CTACATTTCCAGGCCGCGTGGATCACGCCATTCTGACCGAACAGTACAAGGTCTTTGTGAATCCATCGGTATCGGAAG TTCTTTGTACGACAACAGCAGAAGCGTTGGCAATGGGAAAATTTGTTATTATTCCCGTACATCCATCCAATACTTTCTTTCTGCGCTTTCCAAATTGCTTAGGCTATCGCAATCGTTTCGAGTTTGTCGCCAATCTCCGTTGGGCGTTGACACACGAGCCCGACCCACTCAGCCCAGAGCTTGCGACCACATTTTCTTGGGAAGCAGCGACTGATCGCTTCATACAGGCATCGGCTATTTCG
- a CDS encoding predicted protein, with protein MTSMSYSTFFKIPRAAALLLLIMLTSAFTRPMAFAPSPLPNPSFLMRAYDSCRSVAERPYCTTLRMAVADEGDEKEADKEGADLAAEFFKMAQQKGVELGSEDLEDDETDDDEEEDDDDDDEKEEEDDEDEEEVNIPQGAINAFLGYDTGDVGDKLAGNVSLTDDQLYSEVKERVLDTAGGFLEYVKAAKDDGEGEEEDDDDDFDTDSEDVVGETKPYEPPTTIPDSELTAGEVVILVLDALLNNDVPTKNRGVEILFGYSSPGSQIKNEEGLTPSEYMDFLKETEYKVLFNRKSVSIDKADYSFDGKKAFFTARLQIGDGPLDVVSVNFILSTTGKEDDSCWLIDSMLIRPQSMRRRRRK; from the coding sequence ATGACCAGCATGTCGTATTCCACTTTTTTCAAGATACCGCGGGCAGCAGCTCTCTTGCTTTTAATCATGCTGACTTCCGCCTTCACCAGGCCAATGGCTTTTGCCCCGTCGCCGTTGCCCAACCCTTCGTTTTTGATGCGGGCTTACGATTCGTGTCGCTCGGTTGCGGAGCGTCCGTACTGTACGACACTACGAATGGCAGTGGCGGACGAAGGCGACGAGAAAGAAGCCGATAAGGAAGGGGCAGATTTGGCTGCTGAATTCTTCAAAATGGCACAGCAAAAAGGAGTCGAGCTCGGATCGgaggatttggaagacgacgaaacagacgatgatgaggaagaggatgatgatgatgatgatgaaaaggaggaggaagatgacgaggatgaggaagaagtcaACATTCCACAAGGTGCCATCAACGCCTTTTTGGGGTACGATACGGGAGACGTCGGTGACAAACTCGCGGGGAACGTTTCCCTTACAGACGACCAGCTGTACAGTGAAGTCAAGGAGCGTGTGCTCGATACGGCTGGGGGCTTTCTGGAATATGTCAAAGCCGCCAAAGATGACGgcgaaggagaagaagaagatgacgatgatgatttTGACACCGACAGCGAGGACGTTGTCGGTGAAACAAAACCTTACGAACCGCCCACAACGATTCCCGATAGCGAACTGACTGCTGGTGAAGTCGTTATTCTGGTACTGGACGCACTGCTGAACAACGATGTCCCTACGAAAAACCGCGGTGTTGAAATTCTTTTTGGCTACAGCTCGCCGGGATCACAAATCAAGAATGAAGAAGGTCTCACGCCGTCCGAATACATGGACTTTTTGAAAGAAACGGAGTACAAGGTCTTGTTCAATCGCAAGTCCGTTTCGATCGACAAGGCAGACTATTCATTCGACGGCAAGAAGGCTTTCTTTACGGCTCGTTTACAGATAGGGGATGGTCCACTAGACGTCGTCTCGGTAAACTTTATTCTTTCGACTACTGGGAAAGAGGATGATTCCTGTTGGTTGATCGACTCTATGTTGATTCGTCCTCAGTCCATGCGTCGGCGAAGACGTAAATAA
- the sDer1-2 gene encoding predicted protein translates to MSTFYSLPYACVVVLLCLVTACAATFPGGRALFGCSFPRSRSRLPVGTLSASLADQKPCLAALSVLTDTRGGAAAVFEDSDSEEDDEDEDFLFGMDDADDFDMAESEFAEDNTVDRMIDAWRKTPPLTKGYLSASFAATLYGYLFNRNEFPTVLLLDWKPVLQKLQIWRLLTSFLNFGPLGLGYLMTAHFVWTYMATLERLNHDRPYDFWIMIFFGQLSMVVGYPIFKLSPRFLGHNLSTFLVYIWSRYHEGMEVNMFELFNTRAEMLPWFFLAQTFLLEGELPVLDFLGIVFGHIYHHCKTVGILRAPDVVVEWYNGDSSLARRIRSEYKPISSDFEM, encoded by the coding sequence ATGAGTACATTCTATAGTTTGCCGTATGCCTGCGTTGTAGTACTGCTTTGTCTGGTGACGGCCTGTGCCGCGACGTTTCCTGGCGGTCGGGCGCTTTTCGGGTGTTCCTTCCCACGGTCGCGTTCGCGCCTTCCCGTTGGTACATTGTCGGCTTCGCTGGCGGACCAAAAGCCCTGTCTGGCAGCATTATCCGTCTTGACTGACACTCGTGGAGGAGCAGCAGCAGTCTTTGAAGACAGCGAcagtgaagaagacgacgaggacgaggactTTTTGTTTGGTATGGACGATGCCGATGACTTTGACATGGCCGAATCGGAGTTCGCCGAAGACAATACCGTTGATCGCATGATTGACGCCTGGAGAAAGACTCCGCCTCTCACGAAGGGGTACCTATCGGCGTCCTTTGCCGCTACCCTGTACGGTTATCTTTTCAACCGCAACGAATTTCCCACCGTCCTGCTGTTGGATTGGAAACCCGTACTGCAAAAGCTACAAATATGGAGACTTCTCACTTCGTTTCTGAACTTCGGACCGCTCGGATTGGGCTATTTAATGACGGCGCACTTTGTGTGGACCTACATGGCCACGTTGGAACGTCTTAATCACGATCGGCCCTACGATTTCTGGATTATGATTTTCTTTGGTCAGCTCTCCATGGTCGTGGGATACCCCATTTTCAAACTCAGTCCGCGCTTTTTGGGACACAATCTTTCCACATTTTTGGTTTACATTTGGAGTCGCTATCACGAAGGCATGGAAGTTAACATGTTCGAGTTGTTCAATACCCGCGCGGAAATGTTGCCCTGGTTTTTTCTGGCGCAGACCTTTTTGCTCGAGGGCGAATTGCCCGTACTAGACTTTCTCGGTATTGTCTTTGGTCACATTTATCATCACTGCAAGACGGTCGGTATATTACGGGCACccgacgtcgtcgtcgaatgGTACAACGGGGATTCGTCTCTGGCACGACGGATACGGAGCGAGTACAAACCTATTTCGTCCGACTTTGAAATGTAA